From one Saccharomyces cerevisiae S288C chromosome XVI, complete sequence genomic stretch:
- a CDS encoding gag protein (Retrotransposon TYA Gag gene co-transcribed with TYB Pol; translated as TYA or TYA-TYB polyprotein; Gag is a nucleocapsid protein that is the structural constituent of virus-like particles (VLPs); similar to retroviral Gag) has protein sequence MESQQLSNYSPISHGSACASVTSKEVHTNQDPLDVSASKTEECEKASTKANSQQTTTPASSAVPENPHHASPQPASVPPPQNGPYPQQCMMTQNQANPSGWSFYGHPSMIPYTPYQMSPMYFPPGPQSQFPQYPSSVGTPLSTPSPESGNTFTDSSSADSDMTSTKKYVRPPPMLTSPNDFPNWVKTYIKFLQNSNLGGIIPTVNGKPVRQITDDELTFLYNTFQIFAPSQFLPTWVKDILSVDYTDIMKILSKSIEKMQSDTQEANDIVTLANLQYNGSTPADAFETKVTNIIDRLNNNGIHINNKVACQLIMRGLSGEYKFLRYTRHRHLNMTVAELFLDIHAIYEEQQGSRNSKPNYRRNLSDEKNDSRSYTNTTKPKVIARNPQKTNNSKSKTARAHNVSTSNNSPSTDNDSISKSTTEPIQLNNKHDLHLRPGTY, from the coding sequence atggaatcccaacaattatctaattattcacccatttctcatggtagcgcctgtgcttcggttacttctaaggaagtccacacaaatcaagatccgttagacgtttcagcttccaaaacagaagaatgTGAGAAGGCTTCTACTAAGGCTAACTCTCAACAGACAACAACACCTGCttcatcagctgttccagagaacccCCATCATGCCTCTCCTCAACCTgcttcagtaccacctCCACAGAATGGGCCGTACCCACAGCAGTGCATGATGACCCAAAACCAAGCCAATCCATCTGGTTGGTCATTTTACGGACACCCATCTATGATTCCGTATAcaccttatcaaatgtcgcctatgtactttccacctgggccacaatcacagtttccgcagtatccatcatcagttggaacGCCTCTGAGCACTCCATCACCTGAGTCAggtaatacatttactgattCATCCTCAGCAGACTCTGATATGACatccactaaaaaatatgtcagaccaccaccaatgttaacctcacctaatgactttccaaattgggttaaaacatacatcaaatttttacaaaactcgaatctcggtggtattattccgACAGTAAACGGAAAACCCGTACGTCAGatcactgatgatgaactcaccttcttgtataacacttttcaaatatttgctcccTCTCAATTCCTACCTACCTGGGTCAAAGACATCCTATCCGTTGATTATAcggatatcatgaaaattctttccaaaagtattgaaaaaatgcaatctgATACCCAAGAGGCAAACGACATTGTGACCctggcaaatttgcaatataatggcagtacacctgcagatgcatttgaaacaaaagtcacaaacattatcgacagactgaacaataatggcattcatatcaataacaaggtcgcatgccaattaattatgagaggtctatctggcgaatataaatttttacgctaCACACGTCATCGAcatctaaatatgacagtcgctgaactgttcttagatatccatgctatttatgaagaacaacagggatcgagaaacagcaaacctaattacaggagaaatctgagtgatgagaagaatgattctcgcagctatacgaatacaaccaaacccaaagttatagctcggaatcctcaaaaaacaaataattcgaaatcgaaaacagcCAGGGCTCACAATGTATCCACATCTAATAACTCTCCCAGCACGGACAACGATTCcatcagtaaatcaactactgaaccgattcaattgaacaataagcaCGACCTTCACCTTAGGCCAGGAACTTACTGA
- the KRE6 gene encoding beta-glucan synthesis-associated protein KRE6 (Glucosyl hydrolase required for beta-1,6-glucan biosynthesis; type II integral membrane protein that localizes to ER, plasma membrane, sites of polarized growth and secretory vesicles; functionally redundant with Skn1p; KRE6 has a paralog, SKN1, that arose from the whole genome duplication) produces MPLRNLTETHNFSSTNLDTDGTGDDHDGAPLSSSPSFGQQNDNSTNDNAGLTNPFMGSDEESNARDGESLSSSVHYQPQGSDSSLLHDNSRLDLSQNKGVSDYKGYYSRNNSRAVSTANDNSFLQPPHRAIASSPSLNSNLSKNDILSPPEFDRYPLVGSRVTSMTQLNHHGRSPTSSPGNESSASFSSNPFLGEQDFSPFGGYPASSFPLMIDEKEEDDYLHNPDPEEEARLDRRRFIDDFKYMDKRSASGLAGVLLLFLAAIFIFIVLPALTFTGAIDHESNTEEVTYLTQYQYPQLSAIRTSLVDPDTPDTAKTREAMDGSKWELVFSDEFNAEGRTFYDGDDPYWTAPDVHYDATKDLEWYSPDASTTVNGTLQLRMDAFKNHGLYYRSGMLQSWNKVCFTQGALEISANLPNYGRVSGLWPGLWTMGNLGRPGYLASTQGVWPYSYESCDAGITPNQSSPDGISYLPGQKLSICTCDGEDHPNQGVGRGAPEIDVLEGETDTKIGVGIASQSLQIAPFDIWYMPDYDFIEVYNFTTTTMNTYAGGPFQQAVSAVSTLNVTWYEFGEYGGYFQKYAIEYLNDDDNGYIRWFVGDTPTYTIHAKALHPDGNIGWRRISKEPMSIILNLGISNNWAYIDWQYIFFPVVMSIDYVRIYQPSNAISVTCDPSDYPTYDYIQSHLNAFQNANLTTWEDAGYTFPKNILTGKCTSSKFKLSS; encoded by the coding sequence ATGCCTTTGAGAAATCTAACTGAAACGCACAACTTTAGTAGCACAAACCTGGACACAGATGGTACAGGCGACGATCATGATGGTGCTCCTCTTTCCTCATCTCCTTCTTTTGGACAACAAAATGACAATAGCACCAACGATAATGCTGGTCTCACAAACCCTTTTATGGGGAGTGACGAAGAATCTAATGCGCGGGATGGAGAATCTCTGTCTTCTTCTGTTCATTATCAGCCACAGGGGAGTGACTCTTCACTACTTCATGACAATTCTCGTCTAGATCTAAGTCAAAATAAAGGTGTATCTGATTACAAAGGTTACTATTCCAGGAACAATAGTAGAGCTGTGAGTACGGCTAATGATAACTCATTTCTTCAGCCACCACATAGAGCTATAGCCTCTTCTCCTTCTTTGAATTCTAATTTATCGAAGAATGATATTCTCTCACCGCCAGAATTTGATAGATATCCCTTAGTGGGTTCCAGAGTCACTTCTATGACTCAACTGAACCATCATGGTCGCTCGCCAACATCATCTCCAGGAAACGAGTCGTCCGCCTCATTCTCTTCTAATCCGTTTTTGGGCGAGCAAGATTTTTCTCCATTTGGTGGGTATCCTGCTTCATCGTTCCCACTTATGATagatgaaaaggaagaagatgattaTTTACACAATCCTGACCCCGAAGAAGAGGCAAGACTGGATAGAAGGAGGTTCATAGATGACTTCAAGTACATGGATAAAAGGTCTGCTAGTGGGCTAGCTGGTGTATTGCTCTTGTTTCTGGCAgccatctttatttttattgttttgcCAGCGTTGACCTTTACCGGTGCTATTGATCACGAAAGCAACACTGAAGAAGTTACATATTTAACTCAATACCAATATCCTCAACTATCCGCCATTAGAACATCTCTGGTTGACCCAGACACACCTGATACAGCGAAGACAAGAGAAGCTATGGATGGCTCTAAGTGGGAATTAGTATTTTCTGATGAGTTTAATGCAGAAGGCAGAACATTTTATGATGGGGATGATCCATACTGGACAGCCCCTGATGTTCACTATGATGCTACTAAGGATTTAGAATGGTACAGTCCAGACGCTTCCACAACTGTGAACGGAACCTTGCAGCTGAGAATGGATGCCTTTAAGAACCATGGCTTATATTACAGATCAGGTATGTTGCAGAGTTGGAATAAGGTTTGTTTCACGCAGGGTGCTCTAGAAATCTCTGCAAATCTACCAAATTATGGCCGTGTTTCAGGTTTGTGGCCCGGTCTTTGGACTATGGGTAATTTAGGGAGGCCCGGTTATTTGGCTAGTACCCAAGGTGTCTGGCCTTATTCTTATGAATCGTGTGATGCTGGTATTACACCCAACCAAAGTTCCCCGGATGGTATTTCTTACTTGCCGGGACAAAAGTTAAGTATTTGTACTTGTGATGGTGAAGATCATCCGAATCAAGGTGTTGGTAGAGGAGCTCCAGaaattgatgttttggaaGGTGAAACTGATACTAAGATTGGTGTAGGTATAGCCTCTCAATCCTTGCAAATTGCACCTTTTGATATCTGGTACATGCCTGACTATGATTTTATCGAGGTTTACAATTTCACAACAACGACCATGAACACTTATGCTGGCGGTCCATTTCAACAAGCCGTATCTGCTGTCTCAACTTTGAACGTAACTTGGTATGAATTCGGTGAGTACGGTGGctactttcaaaaatatgcCATTGAGTATCTGAACGATGACGACAATGGTTATATCCGTTGGTTTGTTGGTGATACTCCAACTTATACTATTCATGCTAAAGCCTTACATCCTGATGGTAATATTGGTTGGAGAAGAATCAGTAAAGAACCAATGTCGATTATTCTAAATCTGGGTATTTCCAACAATTGGGCTTATATTGATTGGcagtatattttcttcccaGTGGTTATGTCGATTGACTATGTTAGAATATACCAACCAAGTAATGCTATATCCGTGACATGCGATCCAAGTGACtatccaacatatgatTATATTCAATCGCACTTAAATGCATTCCAGAATGCAAACTTAACTACTTGGGAAGATGCTGGTTACACGTTCCCTAAGAATATCCTAACTGGTAAATGTACTAGCTCGAAGTTCAAGTTATCCTCTTAA
- a CDS encoding uncharacterized protein (hypothetical protein; SWAT-GFP and mCherry fusion proteins localize to the cytosol; identified by gene-trapping, microarray-based expression analysis, and genome-wide homology searching), whose translation MATLDFTTKPLALVIYMSVVLLLMVGVPLLFSS comes from the coding sequence ATGGCAACGTTGGATTTTACCACTAAACCACTTGCGCTTGTTATTTACATGAGTGTGGTACTTCTATTGATGGTAGGTGTTCCATTACTTTTTTCGTCTTAA
- the GPH1 gene encoding glycogen phosphorylase (Glycogen phosphorylase required for the mobilization of glycogen; non-essential; regulated by cyclic AMP-mediated phosphorylation; phosphorylation by Cdc28p may coordinately regulate carbohydrate metabolism and the cell cycle; expression is regulated by stress-response elements and by the HOG MAP kinase pathway) gives MPPASTSTTNDMITEEPTSPHQIPRLTRRLTGFLPQEIKSIDTMIPLKSRALWNKHQVKKFNKAEDFQDRFIDHVETTLARSLYNCDDMAAYEAASMSIRDNLVIDWNKTQQKFTTRDPKRVYYLSLEFLMGRALDNALINMKIEDPEDPAASKGKPREMIKGALDDLGFKLEDVLDQEPDAGLGNGGLGRLAACFVDSMATEGIPAWGYGLRYEYGIFAQKIIDGYQVETPDYWLNSGNPWEIERNEVQIPVTFYGYVDRPEGGKTTLSASQWIGGERVLAVAYDFPVPGFKTSNVNNLRLWQARPTTEFDFAKFNNGDYKNSVAQQQRAESITAVLYPNDNFAQGKELRLKQQYFWCAASLHDILRRFKKSKRPWTEFPDQVAIQLNDTHPTLAIVELQRVLVDLEKLDWHEAWDIVTKTFAYTNHTVMQEALEKWPVGLFGHLLPRHLEIIYDINWFFLQDVAKKFPKDVDLLSRISIIEENSPERQIRMAFLAIVGSHKVNGVAELHSELIKTTIFKDFVKFYGPSKFVNVTNGITPRRWLKQANPSLAKLISETLNDPTEEYLLDMAKLTQLGKYVEDKEFLKKWNQVKLNNKIRLVDLIKKENDGVDIINREYLDDTLFDMQVKRIHEYKRQQLNVFGIIYRYLAMKNMLKNGASIEEVAKKYPRKVSIFGGKSAPGYYMAKLIIKLINCVADIVNNDESIEHLLKVVFVADYNVSKAEIIIPASDLSEHISTAGTEASGTSNMKFVMNGGLIIGTVDGANVEITREIGEDNVFLFGNLSENVEELRYNHQYHPQDLPSSLDSVLSYIESGQFSPENPNEFKPLVDSIKYHGDYYLVSDDFESYLATHELVDQEFHNQRSEWLKKSVLSVANVGFFSSDRCIEEYSDTIWNVEPVT, from the coding sequence ATGCCGCCAGCTAGTACTAGTACTACCAATGATATGATAACCGAAGAACCTACTTCTCCACACCAAATCCCAAGGCTTACAAGGAGACTTACGGGGTTTCTTCCCCAAGAAATCAAGTCAATTGACACGATGATTCCTTTAAAGTCAAGAGCGTTATGGAATAAGCATCaagtcaaaaaatttaacaaGGCAGAAGATTTTCAAGATAGATTCATTGACCATGTGGAAACTACATTAGCACGTTCCCTATATAATTGTGATGACATGGCTGCTTATGAAGCTGCTTCGATGAGTATTCGTGACAATTTGGTCATTGACTGGAACAAAACTCAGCAGAAATTCACCACAAGAGACCCAAAGAGAGTTTACTATTTGTCTTTGGAGTTTTTGATGGGTAGGGCTTTGGATAATGCCCTGATTAATATGAAGATTGAAGATCCGGAAGACCCTGCTGCCTCAAAGGGAAAACCAAGAGAAATGATTAAAGGGGCTTTGGATGATTTAGGTTTCAAGTTAGAGGATGTCTTGGACCAAGAACCGGACGCAGGTTTAGGTAATGGTGGTCTAGGTCGTCTTGCAGCTTGCTTCGTCGACTCAATGGCAACGGAAGGCATCCCTGCCTGGGGTTATGGTCTACGTTATGAGTATGGTATCTTTGCTCAAAAGATTATTGACGGTTACCAGGTGGAAACTCCAGATTACTGGTTAAATTCTGGTAATCCATGGGAAATTGAACGTAACGAAGTGCAAATTCCTGTCACCTTTTATGGTTATGTTGATAGACCAGAAGGCGGTAAAACTACACTGAGTGCGTCACAATGGATCGGTGGGGAAAGAGTTCTTGCTGTCGCGTATGATTTCCCAGTTCCGGGTTTCAAGACTTCCAATGTAAATAACTTAAGACTATGGCAAGCAAGGCCAACAACAGAATTTGATTTTGCAAAATTCAATAATGGTGACTATAAAAACTCTGTGGCTCAGCAACAACGCGCAGAGTCTATAACCGCTGTGTTGTATCCAAACGATAACTTTGCTCAAGGTAAGGAGTTGAGGTTGAAACAGCAGTACTTCTGGTGTGCTGCATCCTTACACGACATCTTAAgaagattcaaaaaatccaagAGGCCATGGACTGAATTTCCTGACCAAGTGGCTATTCAGTTGAATGATACTCATCCAACTTTAGCCATCGTTGAATTACAGAGAGTTTTGGTCGATCTAGAAAAACTAGATTGGCACGAGGCTTGGGACATCGTGACCAAGACTTTTGCTTATACTAACCACACTGTTATGCAAGAGGCCCTGGAAAAATGGCCCGTCGGCCTCTTTGGCCATTTGCTACCCAGACATTTGGAAATTATATATGATATCAACTGGTTCTTCTTGCAAGATGTGGCCAAAAAATTCCCCAAGGATGTTGATCTTTTGTCTCGTATATCCATCATCGAAGAAAACTCTCCAGAAAGACAGATCAGAATGGCCTTTTTGGCTATTGTTGGTTCACACAAGGTTAATGGTGTTGCTGAATTGCACTCTGAATTAATCAAAACGACCATATTTAAAGATTTTGTCAAGTTCTATGGTCCATCAAAGTTTGTCAATGTCACTAACGGTATCACACCAAGGAGATGGTTGAAGCAAGCTAACCCTTCATTGGCTAAACTGATCAGTGAAACCCTTAACGATCCAACAGAGGAGTATTTGTTGGACATGGCCAAACTGACCCAGTTGGGAAAATATGTTGAAGATAAggagtttttgaaaaaatggaacCAAGTCAAGCTTAATAATAAGATCAGATTAGTAGATTTaatcaaaaaggaaaatgatgGAGTAGACATCATTAACAGAGAGTATTTGGACGACACCTTGTTTGATATGCAAGTTAAACGTATTCATGAATATAAGCGTCAACAGCTAAACGTCTTTGGTATTATATACCGTTACCTGGCAATGAAGAATATGCTGAAGAACGGTGCTTCGATCGAAGAAGTTGCCAAGAAATATCCACGCAAGGTTTCAATCTTTGGTGGTAAGAGTGCTCCTGGTTACTACATGGCTAAGCTGATCATAAAATTGATCAACTGTGTTGCTGACATTGTTAATAACGACGAGTCAATTGAGCATTTGTTGAAGGTTGTCTTTGTTGCTGATTATAATGTTTCTAAGGCTGAAATCATTATTCCAGCAAGTGACTTGAGTGAGCATATTTCTACTGCTGGTACTGAAGCGTCTGGTACTTCTAATATGAAGTTTGTTATGAACGGTGGTTTGATTATTGGTACTGTTGATGGTGCCAATGTGGAAATCACAAGGGAAATTGGTGAAGATAATGTCTTCTTGTTTGGTAACCTAAGTGAAAATGTCGAAGAATTGAGATACAACCATCAATACCATCCACAAGATTTACCATCTAGTTTGGATTCTGTTTTATCCTACATTGAAAGTGGACAATTTTCTCCAGAAAATCCAAATGAATTCAAACCTTTAGTCGACAGTATTAAGTACCACGGCGATTATTACCTGGTCAGTGATGACTTTGAATCCTATCTGGCCACCCATGAATTAGTGGACCAGGAGTTCCACAATCAAAGGTCAGAATGGTTAAAAAAGAGTGTCCTGAGCGTTGCAAACGTCGGCTTCTTTAGCAGTGATCGTTGTATCGAGGAATACTCCGATACCATTTGGAACGTTGAACCAGTGACTTAG
- the SGV1 gene encoding cyclin-dependent serine/threonine protein kinase SGV1 (Cyclin (Bur2p)-dependent protein kinase; subunit of the CDK-cyclin BUR kinase complex with Bur2p; regulates Set2p-dependent H3K36 trimethylation; regulates transcriptional elongation through the phosphorylation of the carboxy-terminal domain (CTD) of Rpo21p; stimulates recruitment of the PAF complex through Spt5p CTD phosphorylation; recruits Spt6p to the CTD at the onset of transcription; regulates telomere elongation; regulated by Cak1p; similar to metazoan CDK9 proteins), with protein sequence MSDNGSPAVLPKTEFNKYKIGKVKSTPAIQRDAKTNLTYIKLRKRSSEKVYGCTVFQNHYREDEKLGQGTFGEVYKGIHLETQRQVAMKKIIVSVEKDLFPITAQREITILKRLNHKNIIKLIEMVYDHSPDITNAASSNLHKSFYMILPYMVADLSGVLHNPRINLEMCDIKNMMLQILEGLNYIHCAKFMHRDIKTANILIDHNGVLKLADFGLARLYYGCPPNLKYPGGAGSGAKYTSVVVTRWYRAPELVLGDKQYTTAVDIWGVGCVFAEFFEKKPILQGKTDIDQGHVIFKLLGTPTEEDWAVARYLPGAELTTTNYKPTLRERFGKYLSETGLDFLGQLLALDPYKRLTAMSAKHHPWFKEDPLPSEKITLPTEESHEADIKRYKEEMHQSLSQRVPTAPRGHIVEKGESPVVKNLGAIPRGPKKDDASFLPPSKNVLAKPPPSKIRELHQNPRPYHVNSGYAKTAIPPPAAPAGVNRYGPNNSSRNNRFSGNSTAPNNSRNPVNRFHPETNVSSKYNKVPLPLGPQSRYQGNSNESRYKNSPNDSRYHNPRYVNKPETNFNRQPQKYSRQESNAPINKNYNPSNGSRNMAGDHHQGSRPSHPQFPISPSQGQHQLTSKPIEKKNGSFKDERAKPDESKEFQNSDIADLY encoded by the coding sequence ATGAGTGATAATGGTTCCCCCGCGGTTCTTCCAAAAACCGAATTTAATAAATACAAAATCGGCAAAGTGAAGAGTACACCAGCCATCCAGCGAGATGCGAAGACTAACTTAACATACATCAAactaagaaaaagaagtagTGAGAAAGTTTACGGGTGTACAGTTTTCCAGAATCATTATCGTgaggatgaaaaattaggaCAAGGAACATTTGGTGAGGTTTATAAGGGAATTCATTTAGAGACTCAAAGACAAGTggcaatgaaaaaaattatagtTAGCGTTGAAAAAGATCTGTTTCCTATAACTGCACAACGAGAAATTACTATTTTAAAGCGTTTAAACcacaaaaatattattaaacTAATCGAAATGGTGTATGACCATTCACCGGATATTACAAATGCGGCATCCAGCAACCTACATAAGTCATTCTACATGATCCTGCCGTATATGGTAGCAGATCTGTCGGGCGTTTTGCATAATCCGAGAATCAACTTAGAGATGTGCGATATAAAGAATATGATGCTACAAATATTAGAAGGCCTAAATTATATTCATTGTGCAAAATTCATGCATAGGGATATAAAGAcagcaaatattttgattgaCCACAACGGTGTTTTAAAGCTTGCTGATTTTGGTTTAGCAAGATTATATTATGGCTGTCCTCCAAACTTAAAGTATCCTGGTGGTGCAGGTTCCGGCGCCAAATATACATCAGTAGTCGTAACGAGATGGTATAGAGCACCTGAGTTGGTGCTTGGTGATAAACAGTATACAACAGCTGTTGATATATGGGGTGTCGGATGCGTTTTCGcagaattttttgagaaaaaacCTATTTTACAGGGAAAAACGGATATTGATCAGGGACATGTTATTTTCAAACTACTTGGTACACCGACAGAAGAAGATTGGGCCGTGGCTAGATATTTGCCAGGTGCTGAACTAACAACAACTAATTACAAGCCAACGTTGAGGGAAAGATTTGGTAAATATCTAAGTGAAACAGGTCTAGATTTTTTAGGACAGTTGTTAGCGTTAGATCCTTACAAGAGGTTGACCGCTATGTCTGCTAAACACCATCCTTGGTTTAAAGAGGACCCTTTACCATCAGAGAAGATAACATTACCGACGGAAGAAAGTCATGAAGCTGATATTAAGAGGTACAAGGAAGAAATGCACCAATCATTGTCCCAAAGAGTACCTACTGCGCCAAGAGGTCATATAGTTGAAAAGGGTGAATCACCTGTCGTGAAAAATCTTGGGGCGATCCCAAGAGGCCCCAAGAAAGATGACGCAAGTTTTTTGCCTCCATCAAAGAACGTATTGGCTAAGCCGCCTCCTTCGAAAATAAGAGAactacatcaaaatcctAGACCGTATCATGTGAACAGCGGATATGCTAAAACTGCGATTCCACCGCCAGCAGCCCCTGCAGGAGTTAATAGATACGGACCCAACAATAGTTCCAGAAATAATCGCTTCAGCGGCAACAGCACTGCACCCAACAACAGCAGGAATCCCGTAAATCGATTTCATCCTGAGACAAATGTCAGCTctaaatataataaagtACCTTTGCCATTGGGGCCTCAGTCAAGATACCAGGGTAATTCAAATGAGTCCCGGTACAAAAACTCGCCAAATGACTCTAGATATCATAACCCTAGGTACGTGAACAAGCCGGAAACCAACTTCAATAGGCAACCACAGAAATATAGTCGCCAAGAATCCAATGCGCcaatcaataaaaattataatCCTTCAAACGGTTCTCGCAATATGGCTGGTGATCATCATCAAGGCTCGAGACCTTCTCATCCACAATTCCCAATCTCGCCCTCACAGGGGCAGCATCAGCTTACGAGTAAACCaatagagaaaaaaaatggaagctTTAAGGATGAAAGAGCGAAACCAGATGAGTCTAAGGAGTTCCAAAATAGTGATATTGCAGATCTATATTAG